The Malus domestica chromosome 17, GDT2T_hap1 genome contains the following window.
TCGACGAAGAAAACCATTTCGCAGGAAGCTGGGTAAAACTGAGCTCACAGGAGGATACCATTCATCGCCCACTGTTCGTGGGATAATCAGCTGGAAATGCTGCAATATTGTTATGTTATATGAAATCCAGATTGGATGATCCCAGCAAGGCAAAGATTTGACAAATATGTCGATGAAAGGTTAGATTTCCACTTTTGCGCAGAAATGATTTCTTTTTATCTCTGTCCGATTCTAGGAGACTTAGCATTGTGTATAGTTTGCTCTGATCTCGTGAGTCGATGTGTGTTCTAATTTGTTGTTTTTCTCTCCCTGGGGTTCAGCTTTTGTCTCAGGCTTTAGgtgtttcttcaatttgttcAGGGTTTTGTAATTATCATTAGCTGAATCAGTTTCCGATTAATTTCAGAAAACCCTCAATAAACTGAAAAAAGCATTGGAAACCTGAGACATCAGTTGAACACCAAAGAGAGAAACAACAGAGTTGAAGACTTTTATGTAACTACTAGTCTCTTGCCACATGCTAACGGCGTGTCAGTATGCTCCGTTTTTAGTTTATTCtttgttagtttttttgttATCATAATATGCTcttgttttagttttatttttttgttttcttttgattattttgctgatttttccttatttaattaaattgttCTTTTAAAAGTTGTAAGAATGGAGGGGCCACTTTTGGTGTATGAATGTTTCACCAAATCTGTGTTCTCCCTTCATACAGAGAGACAAAAGCTTTTTTTGGGTCAGGGAGTGAACTTTGTATGTTGGAGATGAGATCATGAGATGATAAATGGAACCAAACAAATTATGGCAACTAATATTCTTATATGTTTGGTACCCTCCAACTCTCACATACAACTTTTAAATGGAGAAATGATGGGTAATTTCCATTTACTTTAGATGTCGGAGACGAGATACTGGAGAAAACTAAACAAAGTAGAAGTTTCTTACTAGGTTAATTTGTTTAGTTCCCTCTAGTTCTCACATACGACTTTTAAAAGATGACTGAAATGTTGAGAAGTTTTTATGTGTAGGCACTGGAGATGAGATATTGGAGAAAACTAAACAAACTAGGAAGCTTCCGTCGGGAGATTAATTTGTTTAGCCCTCTCCTATTCTCATATATGGCTTTTAAAGCCGGAAATGAGatattggaggaaaccaaacaAAGTAAGAATTCCCCGGtggaattttattttgtttagtcCCCTCCAATTCTTACATACGGCTTTTAAAACAACAATGAAATGTTGAATTGATTTGGAGAGCCAGTGGTAGATGAGATGCTTCCGTCGGGAGATTAATTTGTTTAGCCCTCTCCTATTCTCAAATATGGCTTTTAAAGCCGGAAATGAGatattggaggaaaccaaacaAAGTAAGAATTCCCCGGtgtaatttgattttgtttagtCCCCTCCAATTCTTACATACGGCTTTTAAAACAACAATGAAATGTTGAATTGATTTGGAGAGCCAGTGGTAGATGAGATGTTGGACGAAACCGAACCATGTTTCCAAATTAGGTTCAGTTTCCTTCAGCTCTCATTTACAACCTCTTTCGTTCCGAGTCAATTGAAAGACTGAAGAGCAAGCaaccatgtatttataggcattcTCATTCCTCAGATCTCAATGAGAGATGTAAGACTATCTTTCCTTCATGCATTTGGTAATTCATGGTAGCAAAATTAGCATGCTACTACAGTACTACTGACCGTCAAGGTCTAGCATTCTGACAAAAATGGATTATGGGCCCCCAAACAAAGTTATAAGTATAACCTGGTGGGGTAGTTTTGGGCTCGACCGTACATGCGGGCCCAAATTCATTCACTTTGATGTTGCAAATGGACGCTAGAAGCCCATAAACAAACCCAATACGATAACTGATTGATGTAGTTGAGGTTACTTACCTTGGGGTGTCACGTAgtgttattttaaattaattatgcaCTATGATTcgatttaatttttatatgtaATTTTGTGCACGATTGAGTTGAAATACTTTCGCAATTGCATTCTGTTGCAAGGAGATATTCTTCTGATTGTCTGATTCTAGAATCTAGACTATGCTCTCAACATAATTGGTGGCAATGGGTAGTGATATGGTTTACCCATTTATAtatgtcgtgttcgtgtcaaCTTATAAATTGATTGACTGCATAAATGATATTAcaattataatataataatgGGGGTGGGCATTGGCACGGTGGCACCACTTTTCTACATAACTTTCGAACATGTTTTTGTGAGGTGGACTTCTTATAAATTTTAACGATCTGAACCATTTGTCTTGTAGAATCTTTTGATAGATTAtcattgctaaaaaaaaaaaaaagatgaatccATCACCTCTAAGACATTCATTGTAGTGAAAATGGACGAATACGGTTCTATAAACAAACCCTAAACTCTTAATCCAACGATCATATGGTTTTAGATTTAAGTGGTTTCTGGTAGACATTGATCTTTAGAATGAGTTTTAAAAGATAGACAGTTTGGATTATTGAAATACGTAACAAAGTGGGCCTCACAAAAACATgtgtaaaaaattatgtaaaaaaatgGTGCCATAAATCCCTCCTTATAATAATACAATAACTCAAActattcataaaaataaagggtaaactgtcggtttaccccctgaacttttaactcactttcgatttcccccatgaacttttctattggaaaattaaggactcaaactaatttttttagccaatttgccccctaccgttagtttttcatatatttcttccatatttccgttaagtgagaccatgtgcacacCATGTGAGGAGagttaagtcatttcactctaaaaatgattaaaaactgaaaataaataataaaaaaaaatttccctctattttttcccgctaattcctatcctcaattttatttttccctctcatttctatgcatgagaaatgacatatgatgttattgtcttcatacgtagctaagttaatctttttcttgaagcatgtacattaatataagaaacatgtccataaaaaagactagggtttcttatattaatgcactgctttggagacaatagcaccattagcatttgtcaaattattaatttgttagagaaaataaaaatggtagacaataacaccatatgtcatttctcatgcataggaatgagagggaaaaataaaatcgaggatatgaattagcgggaaaaaatagagggaaagttttgttttttttttcttcaattttttaatcatttttaagagtgaaatgacttaactaccctcacatgttgtgtacatggtctcacttaacggaaatatggatggaatatatgaaaaactaacggtagggggcaaattggctaaaaaaattagtttgagtccttaattttccaatagaaaagttcagggggaaaatcgaaagtgaggtgaaagttcaggaggtaaaccgacagtttactctaaaaataaaaaaaaataaaaaacaaaaaacaaaaagattgtACTAAATAGTACACaagttcaacatcaacatcCCCAATTGCTTATTCAATGATTGGACTAAATAGTCCTGTCCGGTCTGACGTATGCCCTACATACTGGTTCTAAGTTTCAAACTACTAAACAGTAACCCGCAATTTcgtccgaaaaaaaaaaaaccagtaaCCAGCAACGCTGCCGGCTCCAAGCAGAGCTCACAAATTCCAACCATGTCCTCCAAATGGCGCGCAATCCAGCACCGCCACCGGTACACCTACAACACCGTCGTATTCCCCGCCACCTACACCGATTCTCTGAACTCCCTCCCGCCGCAAATCGCCACCTCAAAGTTCTTCTCCCTCCTCAAAGAGCTAGTCTCTCTGAACTCCACCTACTCCCAGCTCAACCACACCAAGGGCCTCGCCGCCGCTTTCGGCGACGTACTCGCCTGTGGGGACGAAGCTCTGGTCTCCGAAGCGGCACCGTTTTACTTGGAGCTTCTGTTTCTGGAAAATTCATTGCCTCTGCATAAAACTCTCGTCTCTGTTTTGGCAAAGGCGCGAACTTTCCAGGCTCTGATCCGTCGGTGCTATCGGAAGCTATGCGAAGACTACGGCAGCGGCAGGGGGAAGCGGTTCTGCGTGTCCCGGTCGGCCTTATCGGTAATGGGTATGCCAAAGTTGGGGTTTTTGGTTGAAATTGTGGAAGAATGCGCCGTTTTGATTGCATCCGATACGGTTTCGAGCTTGGATACTCTGATTTCGGAGACGAAAGCGTACTCTCGGCCTTCTCCGATCGTTATGGAGCAATGCCAGGAGGCTCTGTCTTGTTTGTATTATCTGCTTCAGCGCTTCCCTTCGAAATTCGAGGAGTTTAATGGTGATTCTGATAATGCTGGTCGATTGAATGTGTTGGAGATGAGCGTGACTGTCGTTTTGAGCGTTCTGAAGTCGGTGGCGTTTTCGAGAGATTGTTATGTGGCTGCTGGAGTGAGCTTCTGTGCAGCTCTGCAAGTGTGTCTCGGCCCCGAAGAGCTCGGCTTGTTTATAATTGAAGGTATTTTTCACCCAACGGATTCTATTAGTAGTTTAGATGCTAATGCTGATAGTGAAAGGAGGAATGCCATTGCCAAACTTCCTTATAAAGGGGATATGTACACCGAAATTCGTAGTTTATCTGACATGAGTAGACTTTGCTTGATACGGGGGATTCTTACTGCGGTTTCGAGAGCAGTGCTTAATACCCATTTTGATGTGTCAAAGGGTAGTTCGAATGGCTACGAGAGTCATACGAGTGGTGGCAACTGTGTTAAGACTATACTGTATGATGGAATTTTGCCTGAGTTATGTAACTACTGCGAGAACCCTACCGATAGCCATTTTAACTTTCATGCGTTGACTGTGTTGCAGATGTGTTTGCAACAAATAAAAACTTCAATGTTAGCTAGTCTTACCATCACATCTAAGGATTATGATCCGATCCCAGTGGAGATGGGAACCCGGATATTGAGGATCATATGGAATAATTTGGAAGATCCTTTGAGTCAAACAGTCAAGCAAGTTCAACTCATTTTTGATCTCTTCCTAGACATTCGATCCACTCTTCGCTGGTCAGAAGGTAGTGAGAGAATAAGGTCATTCTTGCAAAGCATTGCTTCAGATCTTCTTCGTCTGGGTCCTCGCTGCAAGGGAAGATATGTTCCTTTGGGTTCACTGACAAAGAGATTGGGTGCAAAAACTATGTTGGATATGAGTCCTGGCTTGCTGTTTCAGACTGCACATGCGTACATTGATGATGATGTGTGCTGTGCTCTCACgtcgtttttgaagattttacTTGAGGACTTGCGTAACGAGTGTTGGAGAAGTGATGGTATTGAAGGTGGTTATGCGCTTTATAGGGGGCATTGTCAGCCTCCAATTTTGTCTGGACTTGCTTCTGGGGTTTCAAAGCTCCGCTCTAATTTGAACACTTATGCTCTGCCAATTTTACTTGAAGTGGACGAGGACGGTATATTTGCTATGCTTGCTTTTATTTCAGTTGGTCCGAGCAAGGGTGAAAGTCAACTGTTATGTCCTGAGCTCTATCGTGGAAACATGGAACTGAGAGTTGAACAGAAAGTGGCCATCTTAGTTTCACTGCTGAAGGTATCTCGTTTACTTGCATTGCTTGAAGGGGACATTGATTACGCAGCACATGAAAATTTTGGTGGACTGGAAACAAATTTCCCCGACCGACATGCTCTTGTTTCTATCAAGGGGATAAAGGTTGAAGTTTGTGTTGAGTGGCTAGTGCTGGCATTGACCCATGTTGATGATTCATTACGCGTGGATGCTGCAGAGACACTTTTCTTGAATCCCAAGACAGCTAGTTTACCTTCCCATTTAGAGCTCATGTTATTAAAGGAAGCAGTGCCATTGAACATGAGGTGTTGCTCTACAGCTTTCCAAATGAAGTGGAGTAGCTTGTTCAGAAAGTTTTTTGCTCGGGTCCGAACAGCCTTGGAGAGACAATTTAAGCAGGGACGCTGGGAACCCCTGGAGCATAGTAACAGCAATGGAATGCATCTTTCAAATGGAAGTGAACATACTGAAGCTAACAGAGCGAGCGATCTTTTTTGTTTCATGAGGTGGTTAAGTTCATTTCTATTTTTCTCTTGCTATCCGTCTGCACCTTATAAGAGAAAAATAATGGCAATGGAGCTCATTCTAATAATGCTCAATGTTTGGTCTATTGTGCCTGCTAGTCAAGAAAAAAATGGTTCTTTATGTGTGGAAGACCGGCTCTATCCGTATAATAAAGGAATGACCTCACCTGATTCAACTTTGTTGTTAGTGGGATCCATAATTGATAGCTGGGACAAGCTGAGAGAGAATTCTTTTCGCATCTTGTTACATTTTCCAACCCCACTTCCTGGAATTTCAGATGAAGGTATGGTCCAGAACGTGATTTTATGGGCTAAGAAATTAGTTTGCAGTCCACGAGTGAGAGAAACTGATGCTGGAGCTCTGACCTTAAGGCTGATTTTCAGGAAGTATGTCTTACATCTAGGATGGACTGTTCAAGCTTCAGTTAATGTAACTTGTCTTCGTACAGAGTCTGCCATGGAAAACGGAGATGATCAAAATTATAATACTGGATATCCCGTGATGGAATATGTAAGGTCACTGATTGATTGGTTGGATGTTTCCATAGAGGAAGGGGAGAAGGATCTTTCTGAAGCGTGTCGGAACAGCTTTGTTCACGGGGTATTACTCACTCTACGATATGCTTTTGAGGAATTGGACTTCAACTCTGACATAGCACAGTCTAGTATCTCAGGGATGAGACATTCACTAGAgaagctcttggagcttgtaATGCGAATAACTTCTTTGGCACTTTGGGTTGTTTCTGCAGATGCTTGGCATCTCCCTGAGGACATGGATGAAGtggttgatgatgatgattctTTCTTATCAGAGGTTCCAGATGAGGTGGAGGTTAAAACATCTCAGTTGGAGGATGAAGACAAAAACTACAAACTTGTCCAGAGTAACAGGCGATCAGAACAAAGTGTAATGGTTGGCTGTTGGCTTGCAATGAAAGAGGTAATTAAATTGGGGTTACTTATGGGTTTGCTTTGGAATGCAGTTAATAAGTCATTGATGTGATCAATGCCTAGGATATATGATGTTGTAATACGTATTATGTACTGTCGAGACTAAGGTTTTGTAAATTTACGTCAATGTGACCATGTTATTTTTGCCTTAATTTTCAGGTGAGTCTTCTTTTGGGAACTATCACAAGAAAGATTCCTTTACCAAGTAGTCCTTCCTCAGAATTATTAGATTCAGAAGCCACCTCTTCTTGTGCTTCTGATGCTTCAGTTTTGATGGCTTCCGATGCAATGCTTGATTTGAAACAACTTGAACGAATTGGGAATCACTTCTTGGAGGTCCTTTTGAAGATGAAGCACAACGGTGCAATTGATAAAACGAGGGCCGGATTTACAGCTCTTTGCAACCGTTTACTTTGTTCAAATGATCCTGGGtatgtttctgtttttttttaaaattatttttcaagttTGTACATTGTAATATTATATACTATTATGTTATTATTTATTTCGAGGCAATCACTTTAGAATAAGGTTTCCGTGCATCTCATGatttttatttgttggattATGCCGTCCCCATTCAGACTTTGCAAGTTAACAGAATCCTGGATGGAGCAGCTTATGGACAGAACCGTGGCCAAGGGTCAAACAGTGGATGACTTGTTAAGGAGAAGTGCAGGTATTCCTGCTGCTTTTATAGCACTGTTCCTCTCAGAGCCAGAAGGTGCACCTAAGAAACTTCTCCCGCGGGCTCTACGGTGGCTCATAGATGTTGCTAATGCATCTATTGTGGGTCTGGTTGAAACCAACAGCTCTAATGGCGACATGGGTAAATTTCCCTCAATAAAGTCGGGCAAAGTTTTTGAGACTGTGGTGCCGTCAGATATGGATATTAGCAACAAGGTTTCAAAGATCCGTGATGAGGGTGTCATTCCTACTGTACACGCATTCAATGTCCTCAGAGCCGCCTTCAATGATACCAACCTGGCTGCTGACACCTCAGGTTTTTCTGCTGAGGCTATGATTGTTTCAATTCgctccttttcttcttcccaCTGGGAGGTTCGGAACAGTGCTTGTCAGGCATACACTGCTTTGGTACGTCGGATGATTGGATTCCTTAATGTCCAAAAACGAGAGTCGTCAAGGCGTGCACTAACTGGGGTTGAATTTTTTCATCGGTATGATGCCTTGACTAATTATTTCTTACTGTCATGGGTTCTTGTTGAATGCTTTGACATTTTATTAGGTTTTCTGAGTAAACTTTTACATTAATCAAAATATCCTTTTTCCTTGAAGGTATCCCTTATTGCATCCATTTCTATTCAAGGAACTGAAAGTTGCGACAGTGTTGCTTGAGGACGGAATATCTGGACAATCTGAATCCAACCTAGAAAATGCTGTGCACCCAAGCTTGTGCCCCGTCTTGATTCTGTTATCCAGGCTGAAGCCCTCAACAATCGCAAGTGAGACTGGAGATGACATGGATCCTTTTTTGTTAATGCCCTTCATTAGAAAGTGCTCTACCCAAAGCAATCTAAGAGTCCGTGTTCTTGCATCTAGAGCTTTAACAGGCCTTGTATCTAATGAGAAGCTGCCAAGTGTTCTCCTCAATATAGTATCCGAGTTGCCCAGAGTAGATGACCAAGCTGCACTGACTCCCGAAGTGTCCCTATTGCTTCACAAAACTGAAATAAGACACCAGAGTTCATATAATTGGATCCATGGAATTCTATTGCAGTTGAGTTCTCTCCTGGATACAAACTGTAGAAATCTGGCTGATTCCTCAAAGAAAGATCAGATTCTTGGTGATTTGTTTCAAGCTCTTTTAGCGCATTCATGGATCGGAAAGCCCAGATTGTGCCCTTGTCCAATCCTCAATGCCTCTTTCCTAAAGTTGCTGGATCACATGCTCAGTATTGCAAGGACTTGCCATACTAGCAAAAAAATTTATGCTCTTCGCAACCTAATTTTGGAGTTATCTACAGAATGCTTAGATGTAAAGGTTTCTAACAGGCGTTCATATTATGATCCAACCATGGCAGAACTCCGACAACAAGCAGCAGTCTCCTATTTCAGTTGCGTGTTTCAAGCATCAGAGAAAATGGCTGAAGATGTTTTTCAGACGCCTCAGAGGTATTCTCAGAATAATTCAAGATATGCAGAGATACCTGAAATGGAAAACTCTTTTGCGGGACTCCAGGAAAGGCTGGTCCGCTCTTTGTCAGATTCAGATTATGAAGTTCGACTTGCAACATTGAAGTGGCTGCTGAAATTCATAACATCAACAGAATCTGGTAACGAGTCCCATGACATCAGCAGTGAGATTAGGGTTATTCAGCACTGGGTCAGAACTAACCTCCAAACGAcgttggttaatatattggatgTGGAGAAGTACCACAGATGCTCATATTACATTCTGAGGATTCTATTCACTTGGAACACGCTGCAGTTCCAGAAGCTTGGGGATGCAAAATGCACGGAAACAATTTACGTTGGTAGTATGGAATGTGATTCTGTGTTTCTGCTTTGGGATAAGTTGATTTCCTTGTACAAGGTCACAAGACATGCGAAAGCTCAACAAACACTCATCTGCTGCTTCGGAATCTGCATAAAGCGGTTTGCAGGTTTATTTACAACTTCTATTCTTATTGACAACAGTGACTCTGATTGGTTAGAACAGTTGACCCGACTTTATAGCATAATTTCCTTTTTCACCAACGTAATTATGGAACGTAGTGCTTCGTCTGAGCCAATAAACACGCGAATGGCAGCGGCAGAGTCTATCATAGCATCTGGTTTGCTAGAGCAAGCTGCGCTTATCGGTTCCACTGTATTCAATAGCCGAATCCCTTCTGAAAATTCATGCTCTACTTTTGAACCAAAAGAAGCGGTTAATTTCTACGGGCATCAAATACTAGATATATGGTTCACATGTATCCAGCTGCTGGAGGATGAAGATGATGAGATTAGAGAAAGGCTTGCCATTGGCATTCAGGGGAGTTTTACGAGCAAAAGATCTGGAAGCTCTCGTAGTGGAGTAGTTCCGACTCAAGTGGAGAAAGTGATCGGGTCTTGTTTTGAGCATCTATCTTCCATCTTTGGTCACTGGATTGGGTATTTCGATTATCTTTTACGCTGGGTGCTGAATGCATCAAATCGTGAGGTGCCGAAAGGAGATCTTGTGAGACAGGTATTTGATAAGGAAATCGATAATCATCATGAGGAAAAGCTGTTCATCTGCCAACTATGCTGTTCGCAACTGGAGAAGCTTCCGATTTCAAAATCTTGGGCGGCTGACTTTCTGAACAAGCAACAGTTTAGTGATTATCTACGCGATTGGAGACTCAGATTTTCTTGCCAGTTGACTGCATTTGCCAAGGACCGCATCGCGAAACTAGGTGGAGTGCATTGGGTTGGTGGAGCAGGCAACCACAAGGATGCATTTCTGCCACTCTATGCCAATTTGCTCGCGTTTTATGCCCTCTCGAATTGCATATTCAACGGGAAAACTGGTGATAACAAGCATCTACTGTCTGACGTTGCCCAACTCGGTAAAGCTATCAATCCGTTTCTCCGGAACCCCTTGATCTCCAACCTGTATTTGTTAGTCGTTAAATCGCACGAGGATGCTGCTGGCTCCAACGGTGACAACGTGATCCCGAAATTGGGAGAGGATGCAATATGGGATGAATTCAATCCCCATTTTCTTCTTAGTTAAGATGTAAAGTACAATACAATAGCCATGGAGGATTCATATCGTTCACTATTTGGGAGATTTTGGAGAATTTCAAGGAAGTGTTGGCATACACTTCAGCTGGGAATACAGTTGCTATGCATTCCAACTTTcttattgcatttttttttttaaaaaaaatttatacaagCAATATTAGGAGGGGAAGAATTTGAACTCCGAGAGTCTGGTGCAGAAGTTGAATGCTTTTTAGAGAACCGATTTTTCGGCCGGATATGTGAGGAATCTCGGTGATGTGGATTGTCGACGGAGCCCCGACAGTGGTACACAAGCAGTCTTCTTTATTTtatggctttttagccaaagtGGTTTCCTAAGATTTGTATAACTCTTCATTTTGACTCCTgatatttgaaatcaataaaaattgtCTCTAAGATTGTCCAATATCAATCATGTTGAtcatttcataaaaaattatgttaaataaggatcaaaatcacaaaaatacTTTCAATTTAGCAAACCATAGGCCAAAaggatttgacaaaaaattaaaggtatttttgtcattttattcttatttaatagaaatttttcatagaatgatcaaaatgattgatgatggacaatTTTAtaaaccacttctattgatttcaaatcttaagaaccaaagtgaagagttatgcaaatctcagagaccattttgactaaaaaaaccTTGTTTAAGGTTTAAGCCCGTCAGGTTAGCTTAGGCGCTCAGTCGATGAGGAAGGGCGGGAAGGGCGGGTCGCTTGGTCGGGATTAGGGGCTCTAAGCCCCGGGAATCGATTCTCCCCAATGTAACGAAAAAACCCAAGATCTTTTAAGCTTTAAAACCTCATTGGCTATAAGATTGAATTGTATAGGCACGCCTACAACAACCATATCCCCGTTAAGCAGGGTGGGCTGTATGAACCATAAAACGACTTTgtgcaccaaaacaaaacccaaaaggcctAAACCATAAAACTGAGACTAATTTATATGCGACAAGTCTGCTGTGGGGGATTAATAAGCTACAAGTCCTCTTCTCTTCCCATGTATCCTACTACAATGGTACATATCGCTGATCGACCAAGACATAATCCATGAAAGAGAAGTCGGCCCGAGAAGAATCTAGCTATCTTCCTCGTCATCGTCgtcttcatcatcttcttcgtcaCCATTCTCCTGCACATATGCATTCCGAAGTTGTCAGTCATCAATTCAACACTAATATCCACGGTGATCAACTCTGACTAGAACGAATATATTCTCATAAGACTCGAGGGGATGGGATCCTGTTTTGTGGGGCATGAGTGGGCTGATCAACCAGCCTGTCATAACCCGCCCATGAATATGAAAAGTAAAACCATGCTCCGAAAGCAGAACTGAATTTGCTGTTATGGTTTTGTAACATGTTGGCGTGCCACTGCGTTATGCAAGACCAATAACTCTATTCGGTACAGACAACATGTAGTCACTCAGATTATTTCACAATGCAACCATTTGCCACAGTAAAAGGaggcaaaacaaagaaacacagAGAACCTATCGAATCGTCAACTAACTATGGATATATCACTCGCATGACATGCCTATACAGACTACAGAAGATGTAATTCATGTAAGCATCACATTTTTTCAACATCGGGTCTAACCACAACCCGCATTagtaaaaaacaatttttttctgtATGAGTTAGAAAAGAAGAATAATGATGCACACAATATATAGGCAATGAAATTTCATCTTTGTtaccatttcatcatcttcagaaTCCTCTTCATCGACCTCCTCCTCATCAGCCTCCTGaaacaacaaatataaaaagttaCCCTGCCTGCTAGGGTTAGTCTTGGTAGATAGACTAGCACTCCCAACAAGTCTTGGAGATAGACTAGCACTCCCAACAAGTCTTGGAGATAGACTAGCACTCCCAACAAGTCTAGGAGATGATAATCCATCCCGTTTGTTCCAAAAGCCTTAAAAAAAGGGATCTATACATGTTACCCAACtacttttaaataaataaaaccgaaGTGATCGGTTGAtgtattaaaaataacaaatatacACTCATGAAGAGAGAATATTACATTATTAAAATACTTTAGAGGATTGGGCCATAAGTCGTTCTTAATTATCTCTACCACCTGCAATGTCACAGTAAATGAAAGATCAGTAAAgattaaaaggaaaataaaaacagattttttttaacttcaatttATACCGTGCAGCAATTGGCTACAGTTAAACCTTAAAAGGAGGAAACTATAACTAAAAACTACACATTGGCAAACAAATACCATTAATTTTGATGGTTATGAGTGATAACCATTCAGGTGATTTTCCTTTTAAAAGAAGCATTTTACATATGAAAAATTAGCATGCACAGATACATACAAGCGTTACTCAGTGAAAATAGATAAACAAAAACAGACGTTACCTCATCATGAATTGCATCTATATCTTTATGTTCAGTTTCGTTAAACAAACTGAAGAAGCTGCAATAATTAAAATGCCAATAGGTGAGTCAAAGAGCAAGAATTACAAAATATATATGGTCGTCGtatccagtgcacaaggctcccgctttacgcagggtctgggagaggtgaatgtcggctagccttacccccatttatggagaggctgctcccaa
Protein-coding sequences here:
- the LOC103416988 gene encoding uncharacterized protein isoform X1 produces the protein MPYILVLSFKLLNSNPQFRPKKKKPVTSNAAGSKQSSQIPTMSSKWRAIQHRHRYTYNTVVFPATYTDSLNSLPPQIATSKFFSLLKELVSLNSTYSQLNHTKGLAAAFGDVLACGDEALVSEAAPFYLELLFLENSLPLHKTLVSVLAKARTFQALIRRCYRKLCEDYGSGRGKRFCVSRSALSVMGMPKLGFLVEIVEECAVLIASDTVSSLDTLISETKAYSRPSPIVMEQCQEALSCLYYLLQRFPSKFEEFNGDSDNAGRLNVLEMSVTVVLSVLKSVAFSRDCYVAAGVSFCAALQVCLGPEELGLFIIEGIFHPTDSISSLDANADSERRNAIAKLPYKGDMYTEIRSLSDMSRLCLIRGILTAVSRAVLNTHFDVSKGSSNGYESHTSGGNCVKTILYDGILPELCNYCENPTDSHFNFHALTVLQMCLQQIKTSMLASLTITSKDYDPIPVEMGTRILRIIWNNLEDPLSQTVKQVQLIFDLFLDIRSTLRWSEGSERIRSFLQSIASDLLRLGPRCKGRYVPLGSLTKRLGAKTMLDMSPGLLFQTAHAYIDDDVCCALTSFLKILLEDLRNECWRSDGIEGGYALYRGHCQPPILSGLASGVSKLRSNLNTYALPILLEVDEDGIFAMLAFISVGPSKGESQLLCPELYRGNMELRVEQKVAILVSLLKVSRLLALLEGDIDYAAHENFGGLETNFPDRHALVSIKGIKVEVCVEWLVLALTHVDDSLRVDAAETLFLNPKTASLPSHLELMLLKEAVPLNMRCCSTAFQMKWSSLFRKFFARVRTALERQFKQGRWEPLEHSNSNGMHLSNGSEHTEANRASDLFCFMRWLSSFLFFSCYPSAPYKRKIMAMELILIMLNVWSIVPASQEKNGSLCVEDRLYPYNKGMTSPDSTLLLVGSIIDSWDKLRENSFRILLHFPTPLPGISDEGMVQNVILWAKKLVCSPRVRETDAGALTLRLIFRKYVLHLGWTVQASVNVTCLRTESAMENGDDQNYNTGYPVMEYVRSLIDWLDVSIEEGEKDLSEACRNSFVHGVLLTLRYAFEELDFNSDIAQSSISGMRHSLEKLLELVMRITSLALWVVSADAWHLPEDMDEVVDDDDSFLSEVPDEVEVKTSQLEDEDKNYKLVQSNRRSEQSVMVGCWLAMKEVSLLLGTITRKIPLPSSPSSELLDSEATSSCASDASVLMASDAMLDLKQLERIGNHFLEVLLKMKHNGAIDKTRAGFTALCNRLLCSNDPGLCKLTESWMEQLMDRTVAKGQTVDDLLRRSAGIPAAFIALFLSEPEGAPKKLLPRALRWLIDVANASIVGLVETNSSNGDMGKFPSIKSGKVFETVVPSDMDISNKVSKIRDEGVIPTVHAFNVLRAAFNDTNLAADTSGFSAEAMIVSIRSFSSSHWEVRNSACQAYTALVRRMIGFLNVQKRESSRRALTGVEFFHRYPLLHPFLFKELKVATVLLEDGISGQSESNLENAVHPSLCPVLILLSRLKPSTIASETGDDMDPFLLMPFIRKCSTQSNLRVRVLASRALTGLVSNEKLPSVLLNIVSELPRVDDQAALTPEVSLLLHKTEIRHQSSYNWIHGILLQLSSLLDTNCRNLADSSKKDQILGDLFQALLAHSWIGKPRLCPCPILNASFLKLLDHMLSIARTCHTSKKIYALRNLILELSTECLDVKVSNRRSYYDPTMAELRQQAAVSYFSCVFQASEKMAEDVFQTPQRYSQNNSRYAEIPEMENSFAGLQERLVRSLSDSDYEVRLATLKWLLKFITSTESGNESHDISSEIRVIQHWVRTNLQTTLVNILDVEKYHRCSYYILRILFTWNTLQFQKLGDAKCTETIYVGSMECDSVFLLWDKLISLYKVTRHAKAQQTLICCFGICIKRFAGLFTTSILIDNSDSDWLEQLTRLYSIISFFTNVIMERSASSEPINTRMAAAESIIASGLLEQAALIGSTVFNSRIPSENSCSTFEPKEAVNFYGHQILDIWFTCIQLLEDEDDEIRERLAIGIQGSFTSKRSGSSRSGVVPTQVEKVIGSCFEHLSSIFGHWIGYFDYLLRWVLNASNREVPKGDLVRQVFDKEIDNHHEEKLFICQLCCSQLEKLPISKSWAADFLNKQQFSDYLRDWRLRFSCQLTAFAKDRIAKLGGVHWVGGAGNHKDAFLPLYANLLAFYALSNCIFNGKTGDNKHLLSDVAQLGKAINPFLRNPLISNLYLLVVKSHEDAAGSNGDNVIPKLGEDAIWDEFNPHFLLS